Genomic DNA from Candidatus Hydrogenedentota bacterium:
GCCGCATCCGCCGCATCACCACCACCGCGCGCACGACGCCAACCGCCAGCAGCAACGCCGAAACCCCCACAAAGGCCGCCCCGCCGTAAAACGCGGCCGAGCCCTCCAGAAAGGTCATGCCCGACCCGCCGACCGCCACCCCTGCCAGAGCCGTGCGCACATAGGCCAGCAGGGTGCGCTCCACGGCGAGCACCGTCCGCTCCTCGGCCAGATCCGTGCGCTCCTCCGCGAGCGCGCCCTCCAGACGGCCGCCTCTGGAATCTTCCGGCATAAGACGCCTCCTTAACACGTTAGACAGGCTTCGGGATGAAATGCCCCAGACTGCGCCCCACGCGCCCGCACGGGGCTGAACGCTCCAAGCGGGAAGAGAAGATCAACGCAGAGACGCGGAGGACGCAAAGAGAGGCAGGAGGACGACGGCCCAGCCTGGGAACGCCGATCGGCCATCTTCTTGCGCCTTGGCGGCCTTGCGCCCCGGTCGTGCAGAATCTCCAACGCAAACGCCCGTAGGGGCGCCGCTTGCTGCGCCCTCTTCCCGCGCCTTGGCGGCCTTGCGTCTTGGCGTTAAAGAGGTTTTAACGCAAAGGCGCAAAGAAAAGGCAAGGCAGGCATCAGCCCTCCCCATCCCCACCAGGGGATTCCCGAAACCGATTCAACTTTCCCGTTCCGCCGACCAGTCTACCAGAGCCCCGGCAGGCCGTCAAGGAGCTTTACCACGGAGGCACGGCGGACACTGAGAAGAATCAAACAGAGTCCCAGCCAACCGTCAAGGCGCGTCTTCGCGGAGAGAGGAAGCGCATGCCTGCCCCCTGGGACCGCCACGCTCCAGCGTGGCTGGTTTCCGTCTGCTGCGTGGTCGGGCGCTTGGCGGTGGCGGAGGCTGTGGGCGCGACATGCAGGATTCCGCATCAACCCGAATCACGAATCAGAACTGGATTCTTGCATGGCATAATCGTCATCTGTCATTTTCCGAAGGCGCGCCCATGTTTGCAATACAAGCAGCGTAAAGAGAAGGCACAGAATAAGATGCGAATAGACCATCACCAGAAGGGGAGCCCGCATAAAATCCCCTACCACCTCTAGCAACGCAAATGAAATAGAATAGATGGCTACACGTCGAACCTCTCTTTTACCCTCATAGTACACATACAAGCAGAAAACAAACATAGACGCTGTTTCAAGAATATACCCAAGGCTCGGGCTGACGCTGGCAAAAGGATCGTCATCATACATCTCTATTCGAGGCAATATGGCGATACGGGGAGCGATGTTTGCAAAAAAGCCGAAATATGTCATTGCCGTTAGTGCTTTGAGAAGTGTGAGTTGAAAAGATGCCATATTCTCTCCTGTCTATCTATTTATGCTTGATTTGCAATGAATTACGTCACTTACCACAAAGGCGCCTGCAATGGCCCAACCCAGTGTTGGAATACCTACCACGGCCCGCCTTCCTAGAATCCGAACGGTCATCTGCGCTATCTTCTTTTCTTAACTAATTCTCTTTGCGTGATTTGCTTCAATCGCGATCGTCCCCGATAATACCACAATAATCATAGGCGAGAAGATCAGAACTAGTACTGGGTGTATCAGATTGAACTTTGCCAAAGCACTCATGAACATGGCGAAAGCAAATGAGACATAGACAGCGTCCTCTATCTTGGCCTTCCCGTTCTTGTATCTTCGGATAAAATCACGAACCCATGCCGCAATGAACACCATAGAAACAGAATAGAAGCATGTATCTATCAGAGAGTAACCACTAACACCACCTCTGGCCGGTTCCAACACTGGATGAAAGAGAAGCATATA
This window encodes:
- a CDS encoding DUF202 domain-containing protein, giving the protein MPEDSRGGRLEGALAEERTDLAEERTVLAVERTLLAYVRTALAGVAVGGSGMTFLEGSAAFYGGAAFVGVSALLLAVGVVRAVVVMRRMRRSRRAAGDDSGE